From Oscillatoria sp. FACHB-1407, a single genomic window includes:
- a CDS encoding alpha/beta hydrolase, producing MPTLVLRGELDFWSRPEDLRALEVELTNAPTVETVTIPDGTHYLFNDRPERGRDRFIRKALSFIRT from the coding sequence TGCCAACGCTGGTTCTGCGGGGAGAGTTAGATTTCTGGTCACGCCCTGAAGACTTACGGGCACTTGAAGTAGAGCTAACCAACGCTCCTACGGTAGAAACGGTGACGATTCCAGACGGCACCCATTACCTGTTTAACGATCGCCCAGAGCGAGGACGCGATCGCTTTATCCGGAAAGCCCTGTCATTTATCAGGACGTAA